The sequence below is a genomic window from bacterium CG_4_10_14_0_2_um_filter_33_32.
AATTGGTGCAATGATTGAACTTAATACAGAAACAGACTTTGTTGCAAAAACTGATGATTTTAAGAATCTTGCTCGGGAAATTGCTCTTCAAGTTGCAACAATGGATCCTGAATATATCTCCATTGAAGATATACCTGAAGATATAATTAAAAAAGAAAAAGATATAGAAATTGAAAAATTGAAAACTGAAGGGAAACCTGAGAACATTATAGAGAAAATTATTGAAGGTAAAATGAATAATTTCTATAAGCAAGTAGTGTTATTAAAACAGTTTTATGTAAAAGATGAAAATAAAACTATTGAAGATTTGATTACCGAAGCTATTTCGAAATTAGGAGAAAATATTAAAGTACGTCGTTTCTCAAGATTTCAGATAAAATAATTTATGGCAAATCAAAAATTAAAATATAAAAGAATTCTTCTGAAAATTTCCGGGGAGGCTTTGCTTGGTAAAAAACAATATGGCATAGACCCGGCAATTGTAAAAGTTATTGCAAAACAAATAGATGATCTTAGGAAAATAGGTGTGGAAATAGCTATTGTAATAGGAGGCGGTAATATCTTCAGAGGATACACCGCCTCTATTGCTGGTATGGATAGAGCAACAGCAGACTATATGGGGATGATTGCTACAGTAATGAATGCGCTCGCCTTACAGGAAGCTTTAGAGAAGATTGAAACACCCGTTAGGGTGTTAACCGCAATTTCAATGCCTCAAGTTGCCGAGCCTTATATAAGAAGAAAAGCAATCAGGCATTTAGAAAAAGGAAGAATTGTGATTTGTGCAGCAGGATCAGGCAACCCTTATTTTTCCACAGATACAGCCGCTTCTCTTAGGGCTTTGGAAATAAATTGTGACGTTATAATCAAAGCTACAAAGGTTGGCGGGGTTTTTAATAAAGATCCCTTAAAATTTGAAGACGCTAAGCTTTTTGAAGCTTTAGAATACATGGAAATATTGAACAATGGGTTAAAGATTATGGATTCAACTGCGGTAACTTTATGTATGGATAACAATTTGCCAATGATTGTATTGAATCTTTTAAATGAAGGGGATATAGAAAAAGCTGTTTTAGGTGAAAAAGTCGGAACTCATATAAAATCAGATAAAAGCAAGACAGATTCTAAATAACAAAAAAAGGAGTTAATTATGGATATAAATGAATTTAAGAAAAAATTAGATAGTTCTGTTAACTTTTTTAAGGAAGAAATTAAATCTATCAGAACCGGGAGGGCTACCCCAGGTTTAGTCGAAGATATAAAAATTGATTATTACAATACTCCGACTCTATTAAAACAATTGGCAGCAATCAGCAC
It includes:
- the tsf gene encoding translation elongation factor Ts, whose amino-acid sequence is MDIKIEDIQKLREQTGVGIMEAKGALTEAAGDFEKAVEVLRKKGLSKAQKRAGREAKEGIIDCYIHHGGRIGAMIELNTETDFVAKTDDFKNLAREIALQVATMDPEYISIEDIPEDIIKKEKDIEIEKLKTEGKPENIIEKIIEGKMNNFYKQVVLLKQFYVKDENKTIEDLITEAISKLGENIKVRRFSRFQIK
- a CDS encoding UMP kinase → MANQKLKYKRILLKISGEALLGKKQYGIDPAIVKVIAKQIDDLRKIGVEIAIVIGGGNIFRGYTASIAGMDRATADYMGMIATVMNALALQEALEKIETPVRVLTAISMPQVAEPYIRRKAIRHLEKGRIVICAAGSGNPYFSTDTAASLRALEINCDVIIKATKVGGVFNKDPLKFEDAKLFEALEYMEILNNGLKIMDSTAVTLCMDNNLPMIVLNLLNEGDIEKAVLGEKVGTHIKSDKSKTDSK